The Pirellulales bacterium genome has a window encoding:
- a CDS encoding RraA family protein gives MPEWNDDDELFSLFRTTLYTPVVGDILDQQDFFHQFLPPQVRPLLDTMKIVGRAMPVLQIDVFGRQERPFGLMTQALDDLKKNEVYIATGSSMRSANWGEIMTATAKTRGAAGAVVNGYHRDTPKVLEQHWPVFSRGYFAQDSAPRTKVVDFRCPIEIEATWIRPGDIVFGDIDGVVVIPQSVEREVVELALEKARAEKLVRREIEQGLSSTQAFEKYGIL, from the coding sequence TTGCCTGAGTGGAACGACGACGACGAGCTATTTTCTTTGTTCCGAACCACCCTCTACACGCCGGTCGTGGGAGACATCCTGGATCAGCAGGACTTTTTTCACCAATTCCTGCCTCCTCAAGTTCGCCCACTTCTGGACACGATGAAGATCGTCGGCCGTGCGATGCCGGTGCTTCAGATCGATGTGTTTGGTCGCCAGGAACGTCCGTTTGGCCTGATGACTCAGGCGCTCGACGACTTGAAGAAGAATGAGGTCTACATTGCGACCGGCAGCAGTATGCGCTCCGCCAACTGGGGCGAGATCATGACCGCCACGGCCAAAACTCGCGGCGCTGCCGGCGCGGTGGTCAATGGCTATCACCGCGACACGCCGAAGGTGCTCGAACAGCATTGGCCCGTATTCAGCCGCGGCTATTTCGCTCAAGATTCGGCCCCGCGCACCAAGGTGGTCGACTTCCGCTGCCCAATCGAGATCGAGGCGACTTGGATTCGGCCGGGCGACATCGTGTTCGGCGACATCGATGGGGTCGTGGTGATTCCGCAGAGCGTCGAGCGCGAAGTCGTTGAATTGGCACTAGAAAAAGCCCGTGCCGAAAAACTGGTGCGGCGCGAAATCGAACAGGGGCTTTCGAGCACACAGGCGTTTGAAAAATACGGAATCTTGTAA